The sequence below is a genomic window from Candidatus Poribacteria bacterium.
GACATAAACTTCCGGCGCGCCTGCTAACCCTGCGACATTAGAAACCTGTATGTGAAGTTGCGCGCCACATTCAAGATCCCCAACGACATCGATATGTTCAGGAATCCGCACAGCGCGCATCACACCGTCGGCATCCGGACGCATCTTGACGAAGGTTTTTCCCATCGCCATAATTCGCGTCGCTTCTCCGACCCAACGGATCAATGCCTCGTACCAGATTCCCATACTCATGATGTTAAGACCACTGAGGTCAAAATCCTGTCGCCACTGGAGCGGTGCCTCGCTGTCCAAAAACGCGCCGCCTGCGCGTGCTTCCACGGCAAGCACATCCCCGATGTATCCGTCAGCGATGAGGCGTTTTATGGTATTATCTGCCCGCAATGTCATCGGCGACGGAACGATCTGCGCGATGAGATGTGTTTTCTGACGCGCGACCTCTCGCATTTTATGCGCTTCTCTGGCGTTCATCGCCATCCGCGCCTCACACATCACGTGTTTATCCGCCTCAAGTGCCGCGATGGTAGCCCGGCAATGCATATAGGGCCATGTCCCGATGACAATCGCATGGGTATCCGCATCGGCGATCGCATCCTGCCAATTGCCGTAAGTCTTGGGAATACCGAATTCATCTGCGACCCGCTGTGAGGATTCCAGACTCCGATTGCAGACCCCGACGATCTCAACGCCTTCGATGGCTTGGAGTCCGGGAATATGTCGTGATTTTGTGTTGCCACCTGCACCGATAACCCCGACTTTAATTGTGTCTTGTGCCACTTATTTTTGCTCCTTCCATTTTTTTGAATCACACTCTCTACTTTAGCAGCAATTGGGAAAGATGTCAAGTGATAATTTTGAAGTAGGGTCTGTCGATATTTTGTCGGAAAGTAAAAGGCGGGGTGATATTTGCGTGGCGTTACTTTTTTGTCTGAAACGCGAATATCGGTCCGCAAACGAGCGGTTTGCGCTACAAAAATGCTGCGAATAATGAACCACCCTCACTCAATTTCTACAATCTGAATATTGTTTCCGCAAGTATCATTGAAAATAGCAAAAATTGTTGTTCCTATCTTAGTAGGCTCTACACTGAATTCGACGCCAAGGTTGATTAATCGCTCATATTCTTCCTGAACGTTTTCCACACTGAATTGGGTATATGGAAGCCCTACATCAAATAAAGCTTTTTGATACGTTTCGGCGGGTCCAAAATGGTTACCAGATAATGGTTCTAACAAAAGTTCCGGTCCGTCTTGTTCTTCTTTTGCGACTACCGTAAGCCATCTGTCACCATTTTCTAAGGGAATATCCGTCTTCTTAACGAATCCCAATTTTTCAGTATAAAATTTTAACGCAGTTTCCTGATCTTGAACAAAAATGGCGGTTACTCTAACTTTCATAATATAATTTACCTCGAATTCGCCCGATGGAGCGAATACTAAAAGATTGCGTAAGTCCGAAAAATGTTACACCAGTGTAACATTTAGTGTATAGAAGGCATCGGTAATAAACCCAGTGGTGATGCGGGTTTATAGACGTTTCTTTTTCGATTTTTCTTTGCGAAAAAAATAATTTGGTGGAAAGTGTAACATTTTGCAAATGAACGACAAATCCGTTTACCGATTAGGTTTTTTGTTGCGAGTTCGGCAGAAGTCAGCGTATTTTACGCCTTGTTTCATCCGCTTTTCCTGTCGTCATATCACGAATTCCATATAGGTCTCCAAGTCACCGAAGATAGCGACGAGACGTGCTTTGGCTTGCTGAATGTCTTCCACTGGATCCTTACACATTAGCGTTCCTCCATTATCGCCTTTGGCGATTCAACGCGGGGCGGCGAATAAACCGCGTCGCGACAAACCCACTCAATTCTCGGACGCGTATATGCGTTTGCAAGATAGAAACTCGGTTCAGGAATTTCTATTCATTCAACCTGACAAGAAGAATCCTAAAACGCATCCTTAATTTTCTCAAAAAACTCGTCTGTAAGAAATTGAACGATTTTCTGACCTTGAGGATCCGAGAGCAGTTCCATCACTGTGCTTACCGAACACCACCTTCTCTACCGCCCGTTTAACTTGACTTTTTGTGAGTTTCCCTCTTTTCGGGTATGGACGTTCCGAAAGTCCTTAAGAATATCTGAGATTACACTAAAATTTACAAAGTCGGCAGGATCCTTCCGTTCTTCACAAATCCATTGACAGAATTCTTTCTTTTTGAATTCAGTTTAAATTCAAGCGGAAGGGGTTTCTTGTATCACAGGAATGACATAACTCCGAATCTTCACACCGTCCACGACTTCCGTCTGGATACGCTGTTCTGGATGCCGACGATGATCGAAGACAACATAGTACCCCTCGCCGACCCCTTCCGTTTTGAGATAAGCGGCGAGTTGTTTCTTTCCTGCCTCATAACGGATGTTGCCTCTCCAAATCTTTGTCTCAACAATGTATTTTCGCTGATTGTGGAGGATAAGAAGATCCATCTTGCCGGCACCGGTTGCGACTTCAAAAGCCATGACGCCTCCCACTGCCTTGACAAACGAATCGAGGTAGGTAAGGAGGAGGTGCCGCCCCACATATTCCTGCGGGGTTTCTGGGACCTGTAGAATCTTGAACCCTACGCGTAGGATGAAATCTCGAAAGTTATCGAGCAGAGATTGCATCTCAAGCTGCCCTTCGGAGGTGAGGTAATTGCGGAATCCGTTGCTATTGTCTTCTGCGAAGTAGTCTCGTTCCAATCCATTCACGGTGGGTGTGAACGCCTCTATGATGCAATGCAGATAAATCGGATTGATAATCTCACACGTTCCATCTGTCCCTTTGACGATAACCCCATAGGTGGCGAGTTCGCTGATGAGCGGATCGCGTGGATTGAAGCGTATCCCTTCCTCATACGACAGGATGTCCATGAGGAGGGTTTCAAAGCGGCGATCCCTGCGGATATTTGTCACGAGATGTGCCAGGTTGGTATTATCTTCCGCAAGCAGTTGCTCGTATGCCTTCGCGAAGTGTGCCATCGTAATTGTCTCAATTTTGGGAATGTCCAGTTCCTGGGTGAGAATTTGCGCGGTACGATTGACAAGAAAGGGTTGTCCGGCGGTTTGTGTGTGAATAGATTTTACGACTTCCGGCGCGAAGGCTTGCCCGACTTCTCCAGTATACTGTCCGAAGAGCTCACCTACTTGTTCACGTGTGAAATTGGGCAAGTGAAGTTCATCTTGGATGTTAAAGGGTGAGATGGATCGGTCATAATCAAGCTGTGTTATACTTTTGACACCGACAATACCGACGCTGTGTGGGCATAGAAACATATCAGACAAGTAGATGTGACGAAGTGCATATAGAAAATCGCTCACAAGGGCTTGCGGAATGCCATCAAACTCGTCAATGAGAAGGACGACCCGCTGACCCCCCAGTAGATTCCCAAATCGTTGAAAGAACGTTACCATTGAAAAAGCATCGGTCAACTGCGTGCCCTCTAAAAATCGCGCTAACGCCGTAGAAGGCACCTCGCCGCGTTCTTGGAAAACAAACTGGATCTGCCAACGCATCATCTGGTAGAGCCTTGCGTAAAAAGTGGCGGCAGACGTGTTACGCTGTATTTGAAAATCCAGTTGAATCGGGAAGTAGGTGGGTTCCTCGGCTGTGAGTGTATCAAGTGCCCATCGAAAGAAGGTCGTCTTTCCAGTTTGGCGCGGCGCGAAAAGAACGATGTACCGTCCCTCTTTGATACGGTTGATGAAATCTCTCACCTCTGCTGTGCGCGTAACGACATAGTGCTGGTCGGGGTGCACAGTGCCTCGGGTTCCAAATGTTCTCATCTCTTTTTCTTCCGGTTAAGTCCTTGCCTGTTTGTCTTCAGAACTCTGGGGGTTACCTACGTCTACCACATCACTGTGCCACCGGTGTTGATGTCTTGGCCTGTCATGTTCGCGGAATCTTCTGAGGCGAGAAAGACTGCCAAGGACGCAGCGTCCTCTGACCCTGACCCCTTATCGCTATACCCCTCATCCGAACACCATCTTCCGGCGATTACGCTTTTCGGATTCGTCCGTCCGTATCGCTCCCGTAATGCGTCTTCGTCGAAGGGTCTGTTCATGTATTCGGCTCTACCTCTGGCGAGTTCAAGGCTTCGCTCTACATGCCAGCCCGGACAGATGGCGTTGACGGTGATATTGTAACGCCCGACATCCGCAGCGAGTGTGCGTGTGAAACCAATGACCCCCATCTTTGAGGTCGCATACGGTGCCCTATGCGAAAGCGGTTGTTTGCCGGTCCCAGAACTGAAGTTTATGATTTTCCCGTATTCCTTGCGGATCATCTCTGGGAGGACGGCTTTAGAACAGATAAACAGTGAGTCGAGGTTGACCTCAAGCGTGTGTCTCCATTCCTCCAAAGTCATGTCCCAGACATCCTTTGTGGGTCCTGCGATACCGACGACATTGGCGAGTATATCGACGGTGCCAAATTTCTCGATGGTTGCGGCGACCATCTCAGCGACAGGTGCTTCTTGTGAAACATCGGTCTCAAAACAGATCACGTCCCCACCGGCGGCTCTAATGTCTGAGCCGACCTTCGCCTCTAACGCCTGCACTGGCATCACATCAGAGATGGAGACGGCGGCACCCTCTTTTGCGAAGCGTCTTGCGACTGCCTCGGCGTGTCCCCTACCGGCACCCGTTACGATTGCGACTTTGCCCTCTAATCTTCCCATGAATCTTCCCTTTCCGAATGAAATAGATGTAGTAAGTTAACATCATAGCAGAAGCGGTCGTAGGTGTCAATTGAAATTGGCAGAACCATTCACATTGACAAATTTCAGCGTGTGATATACACTCACACTATGAAAACGGAAACAACAGACCGCGCACGCGGCATCATCGTGGGAATCACAGGCGGGATTGCGTGCGGGAAGACGACAGCCTCAGATCTGCTTGCAGAAAAAGGGGCAATCCCGATCAATGCAGATGAAATCGGACATCAACTCCTCAAGGCGGACAGTCCTGTTATCGGGGAACTCACGGAGGCGTTTGGGCAGGACATTCTCGACGCATCCGGGGATGTGAGCCGAAAAAAACTCGGTGCCATCGTCTTTAACGATAAAGCCGCCCGGGAACGCTTGAACGGTATCCTGCATCCGTTGATTATCGAACGCTCACGCGGACAGGCACGCCACCTCGTCACGGAAGACCCCATGTGCGTCGTGCTACTGGACGCTCCACTCCTCATTGAAGCGGGTGCGTATGACACTGTCGATCTGATTGTCGTTGTGACGGCTTCGTCAGAAACGCAGCTGCGGCGCACATTGGAACGCAGCATCGCACAGGGGAGACCGCTTACCGAGTCCGAAGTTCAAGCGCGGATTGATTCACAGATGCCGGTCACGGAGAAAGTCAAGTATGCCGATGTTGTTATAGAGAACGAAGGGACGCTTGAAGAACTTCACAGACAAGTGGATGCGCTTTGGGAGCAGCTTCAGAGCAGAACTAATCCCAAAGAATATTAATCGCACTCGCCTTCATAACACAATAAACCTCTGAGCCTTCCCTCAATTGCAACTGATCCCGTGCTTCGTGCGTGATTTTCACGGCAAGATGATGCCATTCAACGAGAATAGATAACCACGTTCGTTCGCTCCTCACATCAAGATACTGAATTTTTCCGGGTAATATGTTGCGTGCACTCACCGAGATATCCGGTTCAAGCGAGATAATAATATCCTCAGCACGGATAGCGACCGGAACAACCTCCCCCACTTCAACATCAATATAAGGTATAATAAGAGACTGGCTCCCGATTTCTAACGCAGTCAAACCGCGTGCCTTGTTTGAATCCGTCACTGGAAGGAATAGAATGTTTTCGACACCCGTCATCTGTGCAATGGGCATCGCGGAAGGGGCAGTTAGCAACCGGTGCGGTTCACCGTTCGCCATAATTTCGCCATCAGCAATGAGGAAGGCTTCGTCAGCGAGTGCCATTGCCTCGGAAAAGGTGTGCGTAATATAAAGGATGGGTATCTCAAAGGCTTCTTTAATGTGGCGCAGATAGGGTATAATTCGATCTTTTAGCGCGCTATCAAGCGCAGCAAGCGGTTCATCCATCAGGAGCATTCGCGGCTCCATCGCCAGGGCGCGTGCGATTGCAACCCGTTGACGTTGACCCCCAGAGAGTTCCTTCGGATACCGCTGAAGCAGTTCGGAAATTTCGAGAACGTCTATCGCATCTGAAGATTTTCGGGGATTCGGTTGTCCATATCGGATGTTCTGCGCAACCGTGAGATGCGGAAACAGGTAACCCTCTTGAAAGACATAGCCGAACCGCCGCTTTTCAGGCGGTAGATTAATGCCAGCAGCAGAGGCGTAAAGGATCTCGTCTCCAAAAGTAATTTCACCTTCATCCGGGGTCAACGTGCCGCTCACGCAATTGAGAAGTGTGCTTTTACCACTGCCAGACACGCCTAAAAACGCTGAAACTTTTGTTTCCAGCGTGCAATTGACCCGTAAGGTAAAATTACCGAGGCTTTTGCGGAAATCGAGTTTGATTTTGGGACTATCTGCCATTCTTTAATTATTCCTTGCGGTTCGATGAGGTGAATCGCGCGCCTATCGGAGCGTGAAACGTTCCGTTAACCAGAGTGCTATGAAGGCAACAAGGGTTGAAATAAACACCAATCGATAGACAGAGGCATCCTCTCCGAGATGGACAGCACTGAAGATCGCTAACGCCATTGTTTGGGTTTTGCCGGGGATGTTTCCTGCTACCATAATTGTCGCACCAAACTCGCCAAGACTTTTGGAGAAACCGAGAATCGTGCCACCGATAATTCCGCGATGCGCAAGCGGAAATGTGATCGTCCAAAACACCTTCAGAGGAGATGCGCCAAGCGTCCGTGCCGCATTTTCAAGCTCCAACGGCACAGACTCCATCCCTGTCACGATACCCCGCACTAACAGCGGAAATGAGATAATTGAGACCGCAATAATAACAGCCAACTGCGAGAAAACGATCTCTATACCGAAAGTTTCATAGATAAATCCACCGATGATCCCATGTTTGCCCAATAGGATAAGGAGTAAGTATCCGCTGACGATAGGCGGCAGCACCAACGGACACATCACAAGCGTGTTGAGGAAAGATTTTCCTGGGAATGTGCGTTTTGCGAGTAGCCAACCGATCAATAACCCTGGTGGAAACATTATAACGAGACTGAACAACGCAACTTTTATAGATAAAAAGAGGGCGGTAACTTCGGCGGGGGTAATCTTCATTTTAGGACCAAGAACGTGAATCCGTGTTTTTCAAAAACTTCACCGCTCTCCATGGAGTGTAGGTAAGTCATAAATCTACGCGCCAATTGTTTGTGGGGGCTACCCTTCATAACGACAGCAGGATAGATGATCGGTGTATAGGTTTCAAGCGGTAACTGATAAAGCACTTTTATGCGTTGGGTGAGTGTTGTGTCCGTTTTATAGACAATCGCTACATCCGCATTCCCGGCGGTTACATACGCAAGTGTCGCGCGGACATCTGTCCCAAAGACGAATTTCGACTGTAGCGTCTCCCATAATCCAAAGCGAGTCAAGGCTTCTTTGGCGTAAGTGCCAGCGGGCACTATGTTGGGATGCCCAATAGCGATTCTCGAAATTTCAGGTATAGCAAGATGCGTCAGCGTTTCCACAGAAATCCCAGCACTTTGATCAGAGACGAGCACCAACCGATTGGTTAACAAATCCTTACGACTTTCGACTTCGAGCAGCCCGTTGGTTTCCAAGGCAACGACTTGGCGTGGGCTTGCTGAGATGAAGATATCGGCTGTCGCCCCCTTCTCGAGTTGGCGTTGTAACGTCGTAGACGCGGCGAAGTTGTAATAAATTTTAACGCCATTTTCCGCTGTAAATGCTGTCCCAATTTCGCCAAGCGCATCCGTCAAACTGATTGCTGCGAACACGTTCAACGCCGTCTGTTCCTGCCCCTCCTGTGTGCACCCTGGAAGCATCATTAACAGCATCAGCAAAACGATCGCAACACAACCTCTGATGACTCTGACCATCACATATCCCTTCATTCACAAAAAACTCTTGACAAGGATAACACAGCTGCTAAACTATGTCAAGCAATCGGGATCTCAAATAGGGCTATTTTGGTAAACTCCACAATAAGGAAAATTAGAAAAATGAATCAGCACGATTTCAGCATCACCGAGTCGGAGCTTAATTTTTTTAAGACGTTCGGTTATCTCAGTTTTCCGCAATTGATGGCGGACCGGATTACGGCAATTCAGGATGCTTTTGAAGCTGTCTGGGAAGAGCGCGGCGGTGGACATAACGGTAAACCGCACGAAGGCACTGCCCGTTCCTGCATTGTGCCGTTCATTGATCAGAGTGAAGAGTTATCATCACTCTTAGACGATCCACGGATTTTAGCGATCGCGAAGGCGTTGCTGGGGGATGATTTCAACTACATGGGCAGCGACGGAAACTTCTATGTCGGGGATACGGGGTGGCACTCGGATGGCGGACATAAGTTGGAAGATCCGATGCACATCAAGATCGCGTTCTATCTCGACCCACTGACTCGCCATACGGGCGCACTTCGCGTTATTCCGGGAAGTCATCTCTTTGGTGATAATTATGCGGATGCACTCTCTAAACAGGCTGGCAAAAGTCAAGACTTTTGGGAAATACACGGTAAGGATGTCCCCGCGACGGTCTTTGAGACAACCCCGGGGGATCTGGTTCTGTTTAACCATAACACCAAACATGCCGCGTTCGGGGGCGGCGGGCGGCGACGGATGTTTACGATGAATCTCTGTCAACGCTATCCTCATGATAAACTGGATGCACTGCAAGCCTATATCTCTGGATCTTCACGTTTCTGGATCGATCGGAAGTATGGCGAGAAAATGATACGCACAGCGACACCTGAACGGTGGATACACCTTGAACAGGTGCGGGCAAACGATGGGCATCTCGCTGAACTCTCGCGCCAAGCACGCGAGCGAATGAAAGAACCCTCGCGCGGGTAATCGTTTTCGGTTGTCAGTAGGAAACATCTGTTGCCTCTGTAACTCCTATGCGTATTCCCAAGCATTTTGGACGTAGGCGATTGACGCTTCAAACCCTTGTTGTCCGGAACGGCTGGCTTCTTCGATGCTGAACCAACCCTCGTAACCCGCTTGTCTCAAGCGCGAGAAAATTGGTTGGATGGGTGAGGCACCCGTGCCGACGCGGACGGGTTCAAATATCCTAACTGCCCGCAGGTCGAAGATATGCATAACAACGATGCGTTGAAGGACTTTCTCCAGAAGTGCGAGGACGTCTTCACCGAGGACGAGCGGATTCGCAGTGTCGAAGCAGACACCGAGGGGTGTATCGGCAAGCGCATCTAAGATTTCTAAGAAAATCTCTGTCGGTTGTGAGAAATCCCAGTAATCCCAAGGCGCGCCTTTGGTATGATTCTCGTATG
It includes:
- a CDS encoding Gfo/Idh/MocA family oxidoreductase translates to MAQDTIKVGVIGAGGNTKSRHIPGLQAIEGVEIVGVCNRSLESSQRVADEFGIPKTYGNWQDAIADADTHAIVIGTWPYMHCRATIAALEADKHVMCEARMAMNAREAHKMREVARQKTHLIAQIVPSPMTLRADNTIKRLIADGYIGDVLAVEARAGGAFLDSEAPLQWRQDFDLSGLNIMSMGIWYEALIRWVGEATRIMAMGKTFVKMRPDADGVMRAVRIPEHIDVVGDLECGAQLHIQVSNVAGLAGAPEVYVFGSNGTLRFSGNQLYGGQKADTELTEIDIPDSEAGAWRVEEEFVNAIRGEEVITHTDFDTGVKYMEFTEAVTLSMQSGTAITLPLHI
- a CDS encoding VOC family protein translates to MKVRVTAIFVQDQETALKFYTEKLGFVKKTDIPLENGDRWLTVVAKEEQDGPELLLEPLSGNHFGPAETYQKALFDVGLPYTQFSVENVQEEYERLINLGVEFSVEPTKIGTTIFAIFNDTCGNNIQIVEIE
- a CDS encoding SDR family oxidoreductase, whose translation is MGRLEGKVAIVTGAGRGHAEAVARRFAKEGAAVSISDVMPVQALEAKVGSDIRAAGGDVICFETDVSQEAPVAEMVAATIEKFGTVDILANVVGIAGPTKDVWDMTLEEWRHTLEVNLDSLFICSKAVLPEMIRKEYGKIINFSSGTGKQPLSHRAPYATSKMGVIGFTRTLAADVGRYNITVNAICPGWHVERSLELARGRAEYMNRPFDEDALRERYGRTNPKSVIAGRWCSDEGYSDKGSGSEDAASLAVFLASEDSANMTGQDINTGGTVMW
- a CDS encoding dephospho-CoA kinase, producing MSIEIGRTIHIDKFQRVIYTHTMKTETTDRARGIIVGITGGIACGKTTASDLLAEKGAIPINADEIGHQLLKADSPVIGELTEAFGQDILDASGDVSRKKLGAIVFNDKAARERLNGILHPLIIERSRGQARHLVTEDPMCVVLLDAPLLIEAGAYDTVDLIVVVTASSETQLRRTLERSIAQGRPLTESEVQARIDSQMPVTEKVKYADVVIENEGTLEELHRQVDALWEQLQSRTNPKEY
- the modC gene encoding molybdenum ABC transporter ATP-binding protein; this translates as MADSPKIKLDFRKSLGNFTLRVNCTLETKVSAFLGVSGSGKSTLLNCVSGTLTPDEGEITFGDEILYASAAGINLPPEKRRFGYVFQEGYLFPHLTVAQNIRYGQPNPRKSSDAIDVLEISELLQRYPKELSGGQRQRVAIARALAMEPRMLLMDEPLAALDSALKDRIIPYLRHIKEAFEIPILYITHTFSEAMALADEAFLIADGEIMANGEPHRLLTAPSAMPIAQMTGVENILFLPVTDSNKARGLTALEIGSQSLIIPYIDVEVGEVVPVAIRAEDIIISLEPDISVSARNILPGKIQYLDVRSERTWLSILVEWHHLAVKITHEARDQLQLREGSEVYCVMKASAINILWD
- the modB gene encoding molybdate ABC transporter permease subunit; this encodes MKITPAEVTALFLSIKVALFSLVIMFPPGLLIGWLLAKRTFPGKSFLNTLVMCPLVLPPIVSGYLLLILLGKHGIIGGFIYETFGIEIVFSQLAVIIAVSIISFPLLVRGIVTGMESVPLELENAARTLGASPLKVFWTITFPLAHRGIIGGTILGFSKSLGEFGATIMVAGNIPGKTQTMALAIFSAVHLGEDASVYRLVFISTLVAFIALWLTERFTLR
- the modA gene encoding molybdate ABC transporter substrate-binding protein is translated as MKGYVMVRVIRGCVAIVLLMLLMMLPGCTQEGQEQTALNVFAAISLTDALGEIGTAFTAENGVKIYYNFAASTTLQRQLEKGATADIFISASPRQVVALETNGLLEVESRKDLLTNRLVLVSDQSAGISVETLTHLAIPEISRIAIGHPNIVPAGTYAKEALTRFGLWETLQSKFVFGTDVRATLAYVTAGNADVAIVYKTDTTLTQRIKVLYQLPLETYTPIIYPAVVMKGSPHKQLARRFMTYLHSMESGEVFEKHGFTFLVLK